A DNA window from Cobetia marina contains the following coding sequences:
- a CDS encoding LysR family transcriptional regulator codes for MEIRWLEDFIVLAQTRHFSRAADAQNVSQPTFSRRIKLLEEEMGTTLINRQTLPLSLTPAGDEFLQLCEQITERVRITRERLQDMAQQQASKISLGAPQSLVSHFLPEWLDQHQLREQVFPYLRATGWLAADYFHGLDRGECDLAMCYWPQARVDLGFELDSYQYLVVGEECFIPLCAPQADGSPLHPLPGTRRNPLPFISPHPRAVIATSLTAHLAQVPVQAHLVTMNENIQAANIKALVLQGYGIGWLPQRLAAAEMASGQLVRAGDERWDLPLHIRLYRPREPRHASVSELWSRLGKPPESGGLT; via the coding sequence ATGGAAATACGCTGGCTCGAAGACTTCATCGTTCTGGCTCAGACCCGTCACTTTTCACGGGCAGCCGATGCACAGAATGTCTCTCAGCCCACCTTTTCTCGCCGTATCAAACTGCTGGAAGAGGAGATGGGCACCACATTGATCAATCGCCAGACCTTGCCACTGTCACTCACCCCTGCCGGGGATGAGTTTCTCCAGCTGTGCGAGCAGATTACCGAGCGGGTACGCATCACGCGTGAACGTCTGCAGGACATGGCCCAGCAGCAGGCCAGCAAGATCTCGCTCGGTGCGCCGCAATCGCTGGTATCACATTTCCTGCCCGAATGGCTGGATCAGCACCAGCTGCGGGAGCAGGTGTTTCCCTATCTGCGTGCGACGGGCTGGCTGGCGGCGGATTACTTTCATGGTCTGGATCGCGGCGAGTGTGATCTGGCCATGTGTTACTGGCCTCAGGCACGTGTGGACCTCGGCTTTGAGCTGGACAGTTATCAATACCTGGTAGTCGGTGAGGAGTGCTTCATTCCGCTATGCGCGCCCCAGGCGGATGGCAGCCCGCTTCACCCCCTGCCGGGCACGCGTCGCAATCCCTTGCCGTTCATCAGCCCTCACCCCCGCGCCGTCATCGCGACCTCATTGACGGCTCACCTGGCTCAGGTGCCCGTCCAGGCACACCTGGTGACCATGAACGAGAACATCCAGGCAGCCAACATCAAGGCACTGGTGCTGCAGGGCTACGGCATCGGCTGGTTGCCACAGCGTCTGGCGGCCGCGGAGATGGCCAGCGGGCAGCTGGTGCGCGCCGGAGATGAACGCTGGGATCTGCCACTGCATATTCGACTCTATCGCCCGCGAGAGCCACGTCACGCCAGCGTCAGTGAGCTATGGTCGCGGCTTGGCAAGCCACCGGAGTCCGGCGGACTGACCTGA
- the pepQ gene encoding Xaa-Pro dipeptidase: MFEPRLNDPALTHAEAHRAHLAALQARYELAMQQHDLDAIVLHSGKPKRHFADDQDASFKSHAHFLHWVPMAGLSDSWLLVRPGERPTLYLYAPDDFWHLSPTLPTPDIAPWAACFEIVHLRKPTLPERPEGRVALVGEIAELQPEVVSELEALPNPLGLVRQLDEGRVCKSEFEIACLREASLRAARGHLAARRTFMEGGAELDIQLAYLGASRQRESDVPYGNIVGLNEHAAVLHYQHYGLKTPDSRRSLLVDAGASVHGYASDITRSWAGDDALPLYRSLIEGVEALQKRLIARLAPGVDYVELHLEMHRELGELLRELGVVSLPAEEQVAQGITAAFCPHGLGHLLGLQVHDVAGRIPDHTSGEVRHPPEGHPMLRLTRVLETGMAITIEPGCYIIPMLLEPLRSDARGKAINWSLVDALAPHGGVRIEDNLVITADGAENLTRSPDTGL, translated from the coding sequence ATGTTCGAACCTCGCCTGAATGACCCCGCACTGACCCATGCCGAGGCACATCGCGCGCATCTGGCGGCGCTGCAGGCGCGCTATGAGCTTGCCATGCAACAGCATGATCTGGACGCCATCGTGCTGCATAGCGGCAAGCCGAAACGGCATTTCGCCGATGACCAGGATGCCAGCTTCAAGTCCCATGCTCACTTCCTTCACTGGGTGCCGATGGCAGGCCTGAGCGATAGCTGGCTGCTGGTTCGTCCGGGTGAGCGTCCAACGCTCTATCTGTATGCCCCTGATGATTTCTGGCACCTGTCGCCCACATTGCCGACACCTGACATCGCCCCCTGGGCTGCGTGCTTCGAGATCGTGCATCTGCGCAAGCCGACACTGCCGGAGCGTCCCGAGGGCCGCGTGGCGCTGGTGGGTGAGATCGCCGAGCTTCAGCCGGAGGTGGTCAGCGAGCTTGAGGCGCTGCCCAATCCGCTCGGGCTTGTCCGTCAGCTGGACGAGGGGCGCGTCTGCAAGAGCGAATTCGAGATCGCCTGTCTGAGAGAGGCCAGCCTGCGCGCTGCCCGTGGCCACCTGGCTGCCCGGCGGACCTTCATGGAGGGCGGTGCGGAACTCGATATCCAGCTGGCATATCTCGGCGCGTCCCGCCAACGCGAATCCGATGTGCCCTACGGCAATATCGTCGGCCTCAACGAACATGCCGCGGTACTGCATTACCAGCACTATGGCCTGAAGACGCCTGATTCCCGCCGCAGCCTGCTGGTGGATGCCGGTGCCAGCGTGCACGGCTATGCCTCCGATATCACCCGCAGCTGGGCGGGTGATGACGCGCTGCCCCTTTACCGCTCACTCATCGAGGGCGTGGAGGCACTCCAGAAGCGCCTGATCGCCAGACTGGCGCCCGGGGTCGATTACGTCGAGCTTCACCTGGAAATGCATCGTGAGCTGGGGGAGCTGCTGCGTGAACTGGGCGTGGTTTCCCTGCCTGCCGAGGAGCAGGTCGCACAAGGCATCACCGCCGCCTTCTGTCCGCATGGTCTCGGGCACCTGCTGGGACTTCAGGTGCATGATGTCGCGGGTCGAATTCCGGATCACACCAGCGGTGAGGTGCGTCACCCTCCGGAAGGTCACCCGATGCTGCGCCTGACCCGCGTACTCGAGACTGGCATGGCCATCACCATCGAGCCGGGGTGCTACATCATTCCCATGCTTCTCGAGCCACTGCGCAGCGATGCACGGGGCAAGGCGATCAACTGGTCACTGGTAGACGCCCTGGCGCCTCATGGCGGTGTCAGAATCGAGGACAATCTGGTCATCACCGCCGATGGCGCCGAGAACCTGACGCGCAGCCCCGACACCGGATTGTGA
- a CDS encoding hydrolase, with the protein MPHSIFTSEFRPALGLRNRHVQTLLPRLLPRAPLSRRTEILNLPDGDFVELSWVTSDGNSRREREVELSDDAPLFVLFHGLEGNLESPYARDLLNAAARLGWRPVLMHFRGCGQSPNRLPRAYHSGDTADAYWVLGEMGRRYPHALKVACGVSLGANMLLKLVAEQGGDGLDLAGAIAISAPLDLAASSDVLNQGSSRLYQRHLLKSMKAKVAAKLANGPLPISIGAHQLTQLNSFWAYDNEVTAPLHGFSSASDYYSRASAGRLLRDIELPTLILQSLDDPFMPRDLFSRFPQPSEAVRIELSERGGHVGFIEWRRGRLSSWLARRITRQLTDWSALSHSRQRHSVQQETL; encoded by the coding sequence ATGCCTCATTCGATCTTCACCTCCGAGTTCCGGCCCGCTCTGGGGTTGCGCAATCGCCATGTCCAGACCTTGCTGCCCCGCCTGCTGCCTCGCGCCCCGCTGTCTCGCCGCACCGAGATACTCAACCTGCCGGACGGTGATTTCGTCGAGCTATCCTGGGTGACCAGTGATGGCAACAGCCGTCGCGAACGGGAAGTTGAACTGTCCGATGACGCCCCGCTGTTCGTGCTGTTCCATGGCCTGGAAGGCAATCTGGAGTCACCCTACGCTCGGGATCTGCTCAATGCGGCAGCGCGTCTGGGGTGGCGGCCCGTGCTGATGCATTTCCGGGGGTGCGGGCAATCGCCCAACCGACTGCCGCGGGCCTACCACAGTGGTGACACGGCGGATGCCTACTGGGTTCTGGGGGAGATGGGCAGGCGTTACCCTCATGCCCTCAAGGTGGCCTGTGGCGTATCTCTCGGGGCCAACATGCTGCTCAAGCTGGTGGCGGAACAAGGCGGAGATGGGCTGGACCTCGCCGGGGCGATCGCGATCAGCGCACCACTGGATCTCGCGGCAAGCTCCGACGTGCTGAATCAGGGCAGCTCGCGACTCTATCAGCGACATCTGCTCAAGAGCATGAAAGCCAAGGTGGCCGCCAAGCTGGCCAACGGGCCGCTGCCCATCTCCATCGGTGCGCACCAGCTGACGCAGTTGAACAGCTTCTGGGCCTATGACAACGAAGTCACGGCGCCCTTGCATGGGTTTTCCTCGGCCAGTGACTACTACTCCCGCGCCTCGGCCGGCCGGCTGTTGCGAGACATCGAGCTACCGACCCTGATATTGCAGTCGCTGGACGATCCCTTCATGCCTCGTGATCTGTTCTCGCGCTTCCCGCAGCCCTCTGAAGCGGTGCGGATCGAGTTGAGCGAACGCGGCGGGCATGTCGGCTTCATCGAGTGGCGGCGCGGTCGCCTGTCGTCCTGGCTGGCACGCAGAATCACGCGCCAGCTCACGGATTGGTCAGCATTGTCACACTCCCGTCAGCGTCACAGTGTTCAGCAGGAAACGCTGTAA
- a CDS encoding dicarboxylate/amino acid:cation symporter gives MNLIFRLVLGIVAGVLLGQWAPDILVRSLLTFKVLFGELLEYAIPLIILFFIMSGIARLERSSGRLLALTMVLAYASTTLAGLMSAVVGLELVPHIVSHTQMPASHPMVLQPYFALDIPPLTDISTALVTAFLFGIGISATGHDGLRNLADGGRDIVERFIAKALIPALPFYIAGLFCEMTIAGTVANTLKSFGMILILALTLHWLWLSLLYLASGMSTGRAPLVALRNMLPAYFTAAGTMSSAATIPVTVRQTRLNHISPSVSSFAIPLLATIHMCGSAITLTICAIGVILVTPALPQPDLMSLLPFIAALGVTIIAAPGSPGGAAMTSVGVLQSLLGFDAAAVGLMMALYLAQDSFGTACNVAGDGALVQWIDRFAEAEQDRQRYR, from the coding sequence ATGAACCTCATTTTTCGTCTGGTACTCGGCATCGTCGCCGGTGTACTGCTGGGTCAGTGGGCCCCGGACATCCTCGTGCGCAGCCTGCTCACCTTCAAGGTGCTGTTCGGCGAGCTGCTGGAGTATGCCATCCCGTTGATCATCCTGTTCTTCATCATGAGCGGCATCGCACGTCTCGAGCGCTCCTCCGGGCGGCTGCTGGCACTGACCATGGTGCTGGCATATGCCTCTACCACGCTGGCCGGATTGATGTCGGCGGTGGTGGGTCTCGAACTGGTGCCACATATCGTGAGCCACACCCAGATGCCCGCCAGTCACCCGATGGTGCTCCAACCTTATTTCGCGCTGGACATCCCCCCCTTGACCGATATCAGCACCGCACTGGTCACGGCTTTCCTGTTCGGGATCGGTATCTCCGCCACCGGCCATGATGGCCTGCGCAATCTTGCCGACGGTGGTCGTGACATCGTCGAGCGCTTCATCGCCAAGGCACTGATACCGGCACTGCCCTTCTATATCGCCGGACTCTTCTGCGAGATGACCATCGCCGGCACGGTGGCCAACACGCTGAAAAGCTTCGGCATGATCCTGATTCTCGCGCTGACCCTGCACTGGCTGTGGCTGAGTCTTCTCTACCTCGCCAGTGGCATGAGTACCGGCCGTGCACCGCTGGTGGCGCTACGCAACATGTTGCCGGCCTACTTCACTGCCGCCGGCACCATGTCATCCGCCGCGACGATCCCCGTGACCGTGCGCCAGACGCGTCTGAATCATATCTCGCCCTCGGTCTCGAGCTTTGCCATTCCGCTGCTTGCCACGATCCACATGTGTGGCAGCGCCATCACGCTGACCATCTGCGCCATCGGTGTCATCCTGGTGACACCGGCATTGCCACAGCCCGACCTGATGTCGTTGTTGCCGTTCATTGCCGCACTCGGGGTTACCATCATCGCCGCGCCGGGCTCGCCTGGCGGCGCCGCGATGACATCGGTCGGAGTGCTCCAGAGTCTGCTGGGGTTCGATGCTGCCGCCGTCGGCCTGATGATGGCGCTCTATCTGGCGCAGGACAGCTTCGGCACGGCCTGCAATGTGGCGGGTGACGGCGCGCTGGTACAGTGGATCGATCGCTTCGCCGAAGCCGAACAGGATCGCCAGCGGTATCGCTGA
- a CDS encoding MFS transporter, which yields MTPSDTSSSTPSDGISSALVLLFAFCCGAIVANVYYSQPIINMIAGDIGLSESSASLIVALTQGGYALGLLFLVPLGDLLENRRLLITTILISAASLVLAGLADAPSSFLLWSLLIGVSSVSVQILIPLAAHLSAEQSRGRVVGNIMSGLLLGILLARPASSLLADHFGWRCIFFVGAALMLLVGGVVWRVVPSRQPRHTSSYPALLKTLGKLLRDEPVLRRRSLYQGLMFAAFSLYWSAVPLELVNEHGFSQTQVALFTLVGVLGAVAAPISGRLADAGHTSIATVGTLVLASASFATGLMPMTLQVVALAMTGLLLDFAVQTNMVLGQRAIYSLDPESRGRLNAIYMTSIFVGGAIGSALTSLIYAHLGWNGIMAIGGALPLVALAWLLVSRSRSQDEASPTTD from the coding sequence ATGACTCCCTCCGACACCTCTTCCTCGACCCCCAGCGACGGCATCAGCAGCGCCCTGGTGCTGCTGTTTGCCTTCTGCTGCGGCGCGATCGTCGCCAATGTCTATTACTCGCAGCCGATCATCAACATGATCGCGGGCGACATCGGGCTGTCAGAAAGCAGCGCCAGTCTCATCGTGGCGCTGACCCAGGGAGGATATGCGCTTGGCCTGCTGTTTCTGGTACCGCTGGGCGATCTGCTGGAAAACCGCCGGCTGTTGATCACCACGATCCTGATCTCGGCGGCGAGTCTGGTACTGGCGGGGCTGGCGGATGCTCCCTCCTCGTTTCTGCTCTGGTCATTGCTGATCGGTGTCAGCTCGGTCTCGGTGCAGATCCTGATCCCGCTGGCGGCTCACCTGTCTGCGGAACAGAGCCGTGGCCGCGTGGTCGGCAACATCATGAGCGGATTGCTGCTGGGCATCCTGCTGGCACGGCCCGCCTCCAGCCTGCTGGCGGATCACTTCGGCTGGCGCTGCATCTTCTTCGTCGGTGCCGCCTTGATGCTGCTGGTCGGGGGCGTGGTATGGCGGGTGGTCCCCAGCCGCCAGCCACGCCATACCTCAAGCTATCCCGCGCTGCTCAAGACCCTCGGCAAGTTGCTGCGTGATGAACCGGTACTGCGTCGTCGCTCCCTCTACCAGGGGCTGATGTTCGCGGCATTCAGTCTCTACTGGAGTGCCGTACCGCTCGAGCTGGTCAACGAACACGGCTTTTCGCAGACGCAGGTCGCGCTGTTCACCCTGGTGGGGGTGTTGGGAGCTGTCGCCGCCCCGATCAGCGGACGCCTGGCAGACGCAGGCCACACCTCGATTGCCACCGTAGGCACCCTGGTACTCGCCAGTGCCAGCTTCGCGACGGGGCTGATGCCGATGACTCTACAGGTCGTTGCACTGGCCATGACGGGATTGCTGCTCGATTTCGCGGTACAGACCAACATGGTCCTCGGCCAGCGCGCCATCTATTCCCTCGACCCCGAGAGCCGTGGCCGCCTGAATGCCATCTACATGACCAGCATCTTCGTCGGCGGTGCGATCGGCTCGGCGCTGACCAGTCTGATCTACGCCCATCTCGGCTGGAATGGCATCATGGCGATCGGTGGCGCCTTGCCGCTCGTGGCACTGGCATGGCTGTTGGTGAGTCGCTCACGCAGCCAGGATGAGGCCTCCCCCACGACGGACTGA
- the msrA gene encoding peptide-methionine (S)-S-oxide reductase MsrA, with translation MWKTQDKQAIPSAEDALPGREQPLQIMGTHHVNGRSIVPPYPQGCEEIVLGLGCFWGAERLFWQLPGVVVTAVGYAGGHTPNPTYEETCTGKTGHTEVVRVVFDPTVIGLPEILRASFEAHDPTQGMRQGNDIGSQYRSAIYYVDDAQREIVEKSLADYQQALNQSGLGRITTEIAPLETFYYAEDFHQQYLAKNPGGYCGLKGTGISCPIG, from the coding sequence ATGTGGAAGACGCAAGACAAGCAGGCCATTCCCTCGGCAGAAGATGCCTTGCCGGGGCGCGAACAGCCGCTGCAGATAATGGGTACCCATCACGTCAATGGGCGCTCGATTGTACCTCCCTATCCCCAGGGATGTGAGGAGATCGTGCTGGGACTGGGATGTTTCTGGGGCGCGGAGCGTCTGTTCTGGCAGCTGCCGGGCGTCGTGGTGACGGCCGTCGGGTATGCTGGCGGCCATACGCCGAACCCGACCTACGAGGAGACCTGTACCGGCAAGACCGGACACACCGAAGTGGTACGTGTGGTGTTCGATCCGACGGTCATCGGTCTGCCGGAGATCCTGCGTGCCAGCTTCGAAGCGCACGATCCGACGCAAGGCATGCGTCAGGGCAATGACATCGGCAGCCAGTATCGCAGTGCGATCTACTACGTCGATGACGCGCAGCGTGAGATCGTCGAGAAGAGCCTGGCGGATTATCAGCAGGCGCTCAATCAGTCCGGTCTTGGACGGATCACCACCGAGATCGCTCCGCTCGAGACATTCTATTACGCGGAAGATTTCCATCAGCAGTATCTTGCCAAGAATCCGGGCGGCTATTGTGGCCTGAAGGGCACGGGGATCAGCTGCCCGATCGGCTAG
- a CDS encoding YchJ family protein, giving the protein MSSLPPKICPCQPNTAEARRYVDCCQPIHADITRAERPEQLMRARYSAFCLALSDFLIDSWDAAHCPARADLEGAGPQWLALEILDSGQDADTGMVRFHATFFEQGKFQRLQELSRFHHDGHHWRYVDGDAEWQTLTPGRNSLCPCGSGKKIKRCCTA; this is encoded by the coding sequence ATGTCATCTCTGCCCCCCAAGATCTGCCCCTGCCAGCCCAACACCGCTGAGGCACGACGCTACGTCGATTGCTGTCAGCCGATTCATGCGGACATCACCCGCGCCGAACGCCCTGAGCAATTGATGCGCGCCCGCTACAGTGCCTTCTGCCTCGCGCTGAGCGACTTCCTCATCGACAGCTGGGACGCGGCACATTGCCCAGCACGCGCCGACCTGGAAGGTGCTGGCCCGCAATGGCTGGCGTTGGAGATTCTGGACAGCGGACAAGATGCCGATACCGGCATGGTACGCTTTCACGCCACCTTCTTCGAGCAGGGAAAGTTCCAACGATTGCAGGAACTTAGCCGATTTCATCATGATGGCCATCACTGGCGTTATGTCGACGGTGATGCCGAGTGGCAGACATTGACGCCAGGGCGCAACAGCCTGTGTCCCTGTGGCAGCGGCAAGAAGATCAAGCGTTGCTGCACGGCATGA